One segment of Solanum stenotomum isolate F172 chromosome 1, ASM1918654v1, whole genome shotgun sequence DNA contains the following:
- the LOC125853144 gene encoding uncharacterized protein LOC125853144, whose translation MDSGKCTSRNGASSSNMAHTSFLNRVYTKSLFEEEERFAELSTIKDVNIDLREVYFLIMHFLSSGPCRKTFGIFCDELLEHELLPRRYHAWYSRKGVLSGDDDDDDISFPLNYDDLMLRYPHVEKDHLVKLLKQLLLNSGPPLQCGGGDSPGAADVPTLLGSGPFSLLTCERNRVNKQAQSLPSYLRWPHMPANQVHGLTLREIGGGFPKHHRAPSIRLASYAVAKPSTMVQKMQNIKKLRGHRDAVYCAIFDRSGRYVITGSDDRLVKVWSMETGLCLASCRGHEGDITDLAVSSNNALVASASNDYSIRVWRLPDGLPISVLRGHTGAVTAIAFTPKTSSVYQLLSSSDDGTCRIWDARSSQCVPRVYSPRPKDNVSVRSSGTAATNLQSSSNTSHSHQILCCAYNANGTVFVTGSSDTLARVWSACKFSPDHPEELNHEIDTLSGHENDVNYVQFSGCAVASRSSTSDSIVEDCIPKFRNSWFSHDNIVTCSRDGSAIIWTPKPRKSSHGKHGRSWGKAYHLKVPPPPMPPQPPRGGPRQRFRPTPRGVNMIVWSLDNRFVLAAIMDCRICVWNASDGSLVHSLTGHAQSTYVLDVHPFNPRIAMSAGYDGKTILWDIWEGIPIRTYDIGRFKLVDGKFSQDGTSIVLSDDVGQIYLLNTGQGESQKDAKYDQFFLGDYRPLIQDVQGNVLDQETQLAPYRRNMQDLLCDASMLPYPEPYQSTYQRRRLGALGTEWRPSSIKFSVGTDGGLGLGYQVLPVADLDIIAEPLPEFVDTLFWEPDNVILNDETDSEYNMNEELSAEGERECLRDGSSSGSECSEEQKMRRSRKDSLRRSKRKISVSEVEVASSGRRLRKKVKDDDVGTSCRSLRTRKSRYGQKATTKRKSSKPKSFTSHRGAAHPEIVYQQYDISSDDEDEASSEDDSLETESLECWSSDQNIASDDKLTSTPRSYPTGGAIDVPPKSTEPPTNGENKRRLVLKLKIRDANKLELSKDTAAQCGDQADKPCSSQAGEEIIEDNVVNLRLKEPGSSSADKIGMKLFGKYSKTEHMVNDKEPKDVLNEQVDRKPSAGPDIQNLALADNLMAEAQTNLGQSEASSLLAGNGPGDALCFSGVAKSSSLLHLSSSPSHQLQQIGVGPGANKLTTTDDNPEVNLKPRVKPTIIKIKSKKMSRESQTHSEFNPPTDAYCGDESTSKIFSHLEQNQVPETGNGPDRFSQNLHWGVLMDDSVGRNKSHGSRSGLRSSHDICESASNACNDHNETGSEFPHAATDAARRKRSLRFTAMSRDAAFGKDDLKIRESHVAVGSSRNTEKPTKKATGSPPLGWTSSNVFKCRSSRNTKEGSSRDENMFSSGMSSNEAVKKLNWLLLSEREEGYRYIPQLGDEVVYFRQGHQEYIEYSDSSEPGPWTKNAAAVQAVEICLVKHLSYATLPGSGESCCKVTLQFIDSSSPVSGQKFKLTLPELVNFPDFLIERSRYETAMERNWSYGDKCLVWWKDESEQGGKWWVGEVVSVKAKSDQFPDSPWERCGILYEGEVEPHPQSPWELHDVDSSWEQPQLDLESKNRVLSSVSELLQSASRNQDNFGILKLKHVAVKLDFMNRFPVPLSPEIIRLRLENNYYRSLKAMKHDFSVMIANGEAYFAKNRELSLKMKRLSDWFTKKLSNL comes from the exons ATGGATTCAGGGAAGTGTACATCTAGAAATGGTGCTTCATCATCAAATATGGCACATACAAGCTTCCTGAATAGGGTATACACAAAATCTCTCTTcgaagaagaagagagatttGCTGAACTATCCACAATAAAGGATGTAAATATTGACCTCAGAGAAGTTTATTTTCtgattatgcattttttgtCATCTGGGCCGTGCCGAAAAACATTTGGAATATTCTGTGATGAACTTTTGGAACATGAGCTTCTGCCTAGGAGATATCATGCTTGGTATTCAAGAAAAGGTGTACTCAGTGGAGATGATGATGACGATGACATTTCTTTCCCTCTAAATTATGATGATCTGATGCTAAG GTATCCTCATGTTGAAAAAGATCACTTAGTAAAGTTGCTTAAACAACTGCTGCTGAATTCGGGTCCTCCTTTGCAATGTGGTGGGGGAGATTCCCCTGGTGCTGCTGATGTCCCCACGCTACTTGGATCTGGGCCTTTTTCTCTTTTGACTT GTGAGCGAAATAGAGTCAATAAGCAAGCACAATCCCTTCCTTCATACCTCCGTTGGCCACACATGCCGGCTAATCAGGTGCATGGTCTAACTTTAAGAGAGATTGGAGGAGGTTTCCCAAAACATCATCGTGCTCCATCTATCCGTCTTGCAAGTTATGCTGTTGCAAAGCCGTCAACTATGGTCCAAAAGATGCAAAACATAAAGAAACTAAGGGGACATAGGGATGCTGTTTATTGTG CAATATTTGATCGCTCAGGAAGATATGTGATTACTGGTTCTGATGATCGCCTCGTCAAGGTTTGGTCAATGGAAACTGGATTATGCCTGGCTAGTTGCCGAGGACATGAA GGTGACATCACTGATTTAGCCGTCAGTTCAAACAATGCTTTGGTGGCATCTGCATCAAATGACTACAGCATTCGAGTT TGGCGCTTGCCAGACGGATTACCTATTTCAGTTTTGCGTGGTCACACTGGAGCTGTTACTGCCATCGCATTTACTCCAAAAACTAGCTCTGTGTATCAGCTTCTATC GTCATCAGATGATGGAACTTGTCGCATTTGGGATGCTAGGTCTTCTCAATGTGTTCCACGTGTTTACTCGCCAAGACCAAAGGATAACGTTTCAG TGAGGAGCAGTGGTACCGCAGCAACCAACCTTCAGTCCTCAAGTAATACATCGCATAGCCATCAAATTTTGTGTTGTGCATACAATGCCAATGGAACTGTCTTTGTCACTGGCAGCTCTGATACTTTAGCAAGG GTCTGGAGTGCTTGTAAATTCTCCCCAGATCACCCCGAGGAGCTAAATCATGAAATAGATACATTATCTGGTCACGAAAATGATGTCAACTATGTACAGTTCAG TGGCTGTGCAGTTGCTTCACGATCTTCAACTTCTGATTCCATTGTGGAGGACTGCATTCCTAAATTTAGGAATTCTTG GTTTAGCCATGACAACATTGTCACTTGTTCCCGTGACGGAAGTGCAATTATTTGGACCCCAAAACCACGCAAGTCGTCCCAT GGAAAACATGGACGTTCTTGGGGTAAGGCATATCATCTTAAAGTTCCTCCGCCACCAATGCCACCACAGCCTCCTCGAGGAGGGCCACGGCAGAGATTTCGCCCTACTCCTCGCGGTGTTAACATGATAGTGTGGAGCCTGGATAATCGCTTTGTACTGGCTGCTATCATGG ATTGCCGAATTTGTGTTTGGAATGCTAGTGATGGTAGCTTGGTGCACTCCTTGACTGGTCACGCACAGTCT ACATATGTTCTGGATGTTCATCCTTTCAACCCCAGAATCGCAATGAGTGCTGGTTATGATGGGAAAACCATCCTGTGGGAT ATATGGGAGGGGATCCCCATCCGCACATATGATATAGGACGCTTTAAGTTGGTTGATGGAAAGTTTTCACA GGATGGAACATCAATTGTTCTTTCTGATGATGTTggacaaatatatttattaaatacaGGCCAAGGCGAGTCTCAAAAGGATGCTAAATATGATCAG TTCTTCCTTGGGGATTACCGGCCCCTTATCCAGGATGTGCAGGGGAATGTTCTTGATCAG GAGACACAGTTAGCTCCATATCGGAGGAACATGCAAGATCTTCTTTGTGATGCAA GTATGCTTCCATATCCTGAACCATATCAGAGTACGTACCAGCGCCGCCGCCTAGGAGCTCTGGGTACTGAGTGGCGTCCTTCTTCAATTAAATTTTCTGTAGGCACAGACGGTGGTTTGGGCCTAGGATACCAGGTTTTACCAGTGGCTGACTTGGATATAATAGCTGAACCACTGCCGGAGTTTGTGGATACCCTTTTCTGGGAGCCAGATAATGTTATTCTGAATGATGAGACTGATTCAGAATATAATATGAATGAAGAGCTTTCTGCTGAAGGAGAGCGTGAATGTTTAAGAGACGGCTCTTCTAGTGGTTCAGAATGTAGTGAAGAACAGAAGATGAGACGGAGTCGGAAAGATAGCCTACGCAgatcaaaaaggaaaatatcTGTATCAGAA GTGGAAGTCGCATCATCTGGAAGGCGTCTTAGGAAGAAAGTTAAGGATGATGATGTTGGCACTTCATGTAGAAGTCTTAGAACTAGGAAATCAAGATATGGGCAGAAAGCTACCACTAAAAGGAAGTCATCTAAACCAAAGTCATTCACATCTCACCGTGGAGCTGCACATCCTGAAATTGTATATCAGCAATATGACATTTCTTcagatgatgaagatgaagctAGCTCTGAGGATGATTCATTGGAAACTGAATCATTAGAATGTTGGTCAAGCGATCAGAATATTGCATCTGATGACAAACTGACAAGCACACCGCGGAGCTATCCAACAGGTGGAGCTATCGATGTGCCTCCTAAATCCACTGAACCTCCGACAAATGGCGAGAACAAAAGGAGATTGGTCCTGAAATTGAAAATCCGTGATGCTAATAAGCTTGAGCTATCAAAAGACACTGCAGCTCAGTGTGGTGATCAAGCTGATAAGCCATGTTCTTCTCAAGCTGGTGAAGAGATAATTGAAGATAATGTGGTTAACCTAAGGTTAAAGGAGCCAGGATCATCCTCTGCAGACAAGATTGGCATGAAGCTGTTTGGGAAATACAGTAAAACTGAACATATGGTTAATGACAAGGAACCCAAAGATGTTTTAAATGAGCAAGTCGATAGAAAACCTTCTGCTGGTCCAGATATCCAAAATCTGGCTCTGGCCGATAATTTAATGGCCGAGGCTCAAACGAATCTGGGACAATCTGAAGCTAGCAGTTTGCTTGCTGGAAATGGTCCTGGAGATGCACTGTGTTTCTCAGGAGTTGCTAAAAGTTCTTCATTATTGCACTTGTCATCATCACCCAGTCATCAGCTGCAGCAAATAGGTGTTGGTCCTGGTGCAAACAAGTTGACTACCACCGATGACAATCCTGAAGTAAACCTCAAACCTAGAGTGAAGCCAACcataataaagataaaatcaaagaaaatgtCCAGGGAGTCTCAAACTCATTCTGAGTTTAATCCTCCTACAGATGCTTATTGTGGAGATGAATCAACATCTAAAATCTTTTCCCATTTGGAACAAAACCAagttccagaaacaggtaatggCCCTGATAGATTCAGTCAGAATTTGCATTGGGGTGTACTGATGGATGATTCTGTTGGCAGAAACAAGTCTCATGGATCTAGAAGCGGTTTACGTAGCAGTCATGATATTTGTGAAAGTGCTTCTAATGCTTGTAATGATCATAACGAAACAGGTTCTGAATTCCCTCATGCCGCGACTGATGCAGCACGTAGAAAGAGATCCTTAAGATTTACTGCAATGTCAAGAGACGCAGCATTCGGGAAAGATGACCTAAAAATAAGAGAGAGCCATGTAGCTGTAGGTTCATCAAGAAACACCGAAAAGCCAACCAAGAAGGCTACTGGTTCTCCGCCATTAGGATGGACTTCAAGTAATGTGTTCAAGTGCCGGTCATCTAGAAACACTAAAGAGGGTTCTTCCAGGGATGAAAATATGTTTTCATCTGGAATGAGCTCGAATGAGGCAGTGAAAAAACTGAATTGGTTGCTATTGTCAGAGCGTGAAGAGGGTTACCGCTACATTCCTCAGCTAGGTGATGAAGTAGTGTACTTCCGACAG GGGCATCAAGAATATATAGAATATAGTGATTCATCAGAGCCTGGTCCTTGGACAAAGAATGCAGCTGCAGTCCAAGCTGTGGAAATTTGCTTGGTAAAACATCTTTCATATGCAACTCTTCCTGGCTCTGGTGAGAGCTGCTGTAAAGTTACACTTCAATTCATAGATTCCTCTTCCCCTGTCTCTGGACAGAAGTTTAAGCTTACACTGCCTGAACTAGTCAACTTCCCTGACTTTCTAATTGAGAGATCAAGGTATGAGACTGCAATGGAGAGAAATTGGTCGTATGGAGATAAGTGTCTGGTTTGGTGGAAGGATGAGAGTGAGCAAGGTGGTAAGTGGTGGGTAGGTGAGGTAGTTTCAGTGAAAGCCAAGTCTGACCAGTTTCCTGATAGTCCATGGGAAAGATGTGGTATCCTATACGAAGGTGAAGTAGAACCCCATCCTCAGAGTCCCTGGGAACTACATGATGTAGATAGTTCATGGGAGCAACCTCAACTTGACTTGGAAAGCAAAAATAGAGTGTTGTCATCTGTCTCTGAACTACTGCAGTCAGCAAGCAGAAATCAG GATAACTTTGGGATTCTAAAATTGAAACATGTTGCTGTGAAACTGGACTTCATGAATAG GTTCCCTGTTCCTCTATCACCTGAAATAATCCGGTTAAGGTTAGAGAACAACTATTATAGAAGCTTGAAAGCAATGAAGCATGATTTCTCTGTGATGATAGCAAATGGTGAGGCTTACTTTGCCAAAAACAGAGAGCTTTCACTGAAAATGAAGCGTCTTTCAGATTGGTTTACCAagaaattatcaaatttatga
- the LOC125853192 gene encoding DNA replication licensing factor MCM7 — MNDLDFNRDKDLAKDFLSNFADSNGEAKYMNILQDVANRKTKAIEIELEDLADYKDLDEEFLRRIAENTKRYITILASAIDELMPEPTEALPDDDHDILMTQRSEEVTENTDGSDPKQKMPPEIKRFYEVYVKASSKGRPFTIREVKASYIGQLVRISGIVTRCSDVKPLMQVAVYTCEECGFEIYQEVTARVFMPLFECPSKRCTVNKAKGNLILQLRASKFLKFQEAKIQELAEHVPKGHIPRSMTVHFRGELTRKVSPGDVVELSGIFLPMPYTGFRAMRAGLIADTYLEAMSVSHFKKKYEDYELRGDEEEQIARLAEDGDIYNKLSRSLAPEIFGHEDIKKALLLLLVGAPHRQLKDGMKIRGDLHICLMGDPGVAKSQLLKHIINVAPRGVYTTGKGSSGVGLTAAVQKDPVTNEMVLEGGALVLADMGICAIDEFDKMDDSDRTAIHEVMEQQTVSIAKAGITTSLNARTAVLAAANPAWGRYDMRRTPAENINLPPALLSRFDLLWLILDRADMDSDLEMARHVVYVHQNKESPALGFTPLEPSVLRAYISAARRLSPSVPKELEDYIAGAYSSIRQEEAKSNTPHSYTTVRTLLSILRISSALARLRFSEKVAQSDVDEALRLMQMSKFSLYSDDRQRSGLDAISDIYSILRDEAARMNRLELSYAQALNWISRKGYSEAQLKECLEEYAALNVWQIHPDSFNIRFIDA; from the exons ATGAATGATCTTGACTTCAACCGCGATAAAG ATCTAGCAAAAGATTTTCTGTCGAACTTCGCTGATTCTAATGGTGAAGCCAAATACATGAACATTCTC CAAGATGTTGCTAATCGTAAAACCAAAGCTATTGAGATTGAGCTCGAAGACTTAGCGGAC TACAAGGACTTGGATGAGGAGTTTCTTCGAAGAATTGCTGAGAACACTAAACGATATATCACAATATTAGCTAGTGCGATTGATGAGCTCATGCCAGAGCCAACGGAAGCTCTTCCAGATGATGATCATGATATTTTGATGACCCAACGATCAGAGGAAGTAACTGAGAACACTGATGGTTCTGATCCAAAACAAAAGATGCCCCCGGAAATCAAGCGGTTCTA TGAAGTGTATGTCAAAGCATCTTCAAAAGGTCGGCCCTTTACAATTAGGGAGGTCAAGGCTTCATACATTGGTCAGCTTGTCAGGATATCTGGTATTGTGACACGTTGTTCGGACGTCAAACCACTGATGCAGGTGGCTGTATATACATGTGAAGAATGTGGATTTGAAATCTATCAG GAAGTAACTGCTAGAGTATTCATGCCTCTGTTTGAATGCCCATCCAAACGCTGCACTGTAAATAAAGCAAAAGGAAACCTCATCCTTCAACTTCGGGCAtcaaagtttttaaagtttcaaGAG GCCAAAATTCAAGAGTTGGCTGAACATGTACCCAAAGGTCACATTCCGCGATCAATGACTGTGCACTTCAGAGGAGAACTTACAAGGAAG GTATCTCCTGGTGACGTTGTTGAACTGTCAGGCATTTTTCTACCTATGCCTTACACAGGATTTAGAGCTATGCGAGCTGGGTTAATTGCAGATACGTACTTGGAAGCAATGTCTGTTAGccatttcaagaaaaaatatgaaga TTATGAACTTAGAGGAGATGAGGAAGAGCAGATTGCAAGGTTAGCTGAGGATGGAGATATATATAACAAGTTGTCTCGTTCCTTGGCTCCTGAAATTTTTGGGCATGAGGATATTAAGAAagctcttcttctccttctagTGGGTGCTCCTCATCGACAGTTGAAGGATGGTATGAAG ATCAGAGGTGATTTACATATATGTTTGATGGGTGATCCCGGGGTAGCAAAGAGCCAGCTTCTCAAACACATAATCAATGTTGCACCCAGAGGTGTTTACACAACTGGTAAGGGTAGCAGTGGAGTTGGTCTAACTGCTGCTGTTCAGAAAGATCCAGTAACTAATGAGATGGTTCTTGAAGGCGGAGCACTG GTATTAGCAGATATGGGTATATGTGCTATTGATGAATTCGACAAGATGGACGACTCTGATAGAACAGCTATTCATGAAGTAATGGAGCAGCAGACTGTTAGTATTGCAAAGGCTGGGATCACTACATCTCTAAATGCAAGGACTGCAGTGCTTGCCGCTGCTAATCCTGCATG GGGAAGATATGATATGAGAAGGACACCAGCTGAAAATATTAATCTTCCTCCAGCTCTTCTATCAAGATTTGATCTTTTATGGCTAATCTTAGATCGAGCAGATATGGATTCAGATCTTGAAATGGCTAGACATGTGGTTTATGTGCATCAAAACAAAGAATCTCCTGCTCTTGGGTTCACTCCACTTGAACCATCTGTGCTTCG gGCTTATATATCAGCTGCAAGGAGATTGTCTCCCTCTGTACCAAAGGAGCTAGAGGACTATATTGCTGGTGCATATTCTAGTATCAGGCAAGAAGAAGCAAAATCAAACACCCCTCACTCCTATACAACCGTCAGAACACTTCTAAGCATCCTGAGAATATCATCT GCACTAGCCAGACTGCGTTTCTCAGAAAAAGTTGCTCAGAGTGATGTGGATGAGGCACTTCGGCTAATGCAGATGTCGAAGTTCTCCTTGTATTCAGATGATCGGCAAAGATCTGGCCTGGATGCAATATCTGACATTTATTCAATCCTGCGTGATGAGGCTGCTAGGATGAACAGGCTGGAACTAAGCTATGCCCAGGCTCTGAACTGGATTTCCAGAAAG GGATACAGTGAAGCTCAACTCAAGGAGTGTTTGGAAGAATATGCAGCCTTGAATGTGTGGCAGATTCATCCTGATAGCTTTAACATCAGATTCATTGATGCATGA